The Sulfurospirillum halorespirans DSM 13726 genome has a window encoding:
- a CDS encoding ethylbenzene dehydrogenase-related protein: protein MKGFSHKISTAGLSVVMASMMLLSSSVFAAEYTLESAKGSPATLDANDAIWAKAKEVSVPLSETPYKPNNYKGITKTTAVLKSVHDDKNIYIKLQYDDPTMSTNREPWIKQADGTWKKMKDVDETNHENTYYEDKAAFFWNINTKGFEKKGCAIACHMAKDGLNNGISDTSPGRKYTRAEGETIDMWHWKSVRTGLSTGMTDDQYVNSNTDPKVSKDWGRSGDEKLGGGDKANVNADKTAPEFMSKNPDKTKTWILEEDKVPFVDTFKAGDMVPGIVVGKLSGSRGDIETNASWANGKWTLVMKRALVTTHPKSAEQDVQFSDLKKPYFFGVSVFDNSAINHMYHDGSIELLFK from the coding sequence ATGAAGGGATTTTCACACAAAATTTCAACTGCGGGGCTATCGGTTGTTATGGCAAGCATGATGTTATTATCTTCGAGTGTATTTGCGGCGGAGTATACGTTAGAGAGTGCTAAAGGCTCACCTGCAACATTGGATGCTAATGATGCTATCTGGGCAAAAGCGAAAGAGGTAAGCGTTCCTTTGAGCGAAACACCTTACAAGCCAAATAACTACAAGGGCATCACCAAAACAACGGCCGTTTTAAAGTCGGTGCATGATGATAAAAATATCTATATCAAACTTCAATACGATGATCCAACCATGAGCACGAACCGTGAACCATGGATCAAACAAGCCGATGGTACGTGGAAAAAAATGAAAGATGTTGATGAAACCAATCATGAAAATACCTATTATGAAGATAAAGCGGCATTCTTTTGGAACATCAACACTAAAGGTTTTGAGAAAAAAGGGTGTGCTATCGCGTGTCACATGGCAAAAGATGGCTTGAACAATGGCATCAGTGACACGTCACCGGGTCGAAAATATACCCGTGCGGAAGGCGAGACTATCGATATGTGGCATTGGAAAAGTGTTCGAACAGGACTTTCAACAGGTATGACCGATGATCAATATGTCAACAGCAATACCGATCCAAAGGTGAGTAAAGACTGGGGACGCTCCGGCGATGAAAAACTGGGTGGCGGCGATAAAGCGAACGTCAATGCAGATAAAACAGCACCAGAATTTATGAGCAAAAACCCAGATAAAACCAAAACATGGATACTCGAAGAAGACAAAGTTCCTTTTGTCGATACCTTTAAAGCGGGTGACATGGTTCCCGGTATTGTCGTGGGTAAACTAAGTGGTTCACGTGGTGACATCGAAACCAATGCGTCTTGGGCAAATGGTAAATGGACACTTGTTATGAAAAGAGCTTTAGTAACAACCCATCCAAAATCAGCAGAGCAAGATGTTCAATTTAGTGATTTGAAAAAACCATACTTCTTTGGCGTCTCTGTCTTTGATAACTCGGCGATTAACCATATGTATCACGACGGAAGCATTGAGCTTCTTTTTAAATAA
- a CDS encoding response regulator transcription factor yields the protein MKLLIIEDDPKIIAFVQKGLQEEGFIIDTASDGEEGLYLAEQHAYDLLIIDWMLPKLDGLKMCEKLREKKNHTPILMLTAKTSVEERITGLGCGADDYLVKPFVFAELVARIRSLLRRSSYNFNECLSLDTLEVNVLKRVVTRSKKPISLTSKEFDILVYLLLNQNNIITHTQLQEKIWGINEATSSNIINVFIHHLRHKIDSEGEKPLIKTIRGSGYKIESC from the coding sequence ATGAAACTCTTAATCATCGAAGATGACCCAAAAATTATCGCTTTTGTTCAAAAAGGGCTCCAAGAAGAGGGCTTTATCATCGATACTGCCAGTGACGGTGAAGAAGGATTGTACCTTGCAGAACAGCATGCGTATGACCTTCTCATTATTGATTGGATGTTGCCCAAACTGGATGGTTTAAAGATGTGTGAAAAGCTTCGTGAGAAAAAAAACCATACTCCCATTTTGATGCTCACCGCTAAAACCAGTGTGGAAGAGCGCATTACAGGGCTTGGTTGTGGAGCCGATGACTACTTGGTCAAACCTTTTGTCTTTGCTGAGTTAGTGGCACGCATACGCTCCTTACTTCGTCGCTCATCCTATAATTTCAACGAATGCTTGAGCCTTGATACCCTTGAAGTCAATGTCTTAAAAAGAGTCGTCACCCGTTCCAAAAAGCCGATTTCGCTGACATCTAAAGAGTTTGATATTTTGGTGTACCTGCTGCTCAATCAAAATAATATCATCACCCACACCCAACTCCAAGAGAAAATTTGGGGCATCAATGAAGCAACATCGAGCAATATCATTAACGTTTTTATTCACCATCTGCGCCATAAAATAGACAGCGAAGGCGAGAAACCTCTTATAAAAACCATTCGTGGTTCTGGCTATAAAATAGAGTCGTGCTAG